In Nocardioides sp. zg-1228, a single window of DNA contains:
- a CDS encoding DUF6458 family protein, producing the protein MGIGVGILLLVIGLILLFAVKEFPDSVQEVVDPTTVGWILVIAGVLALVLALVMNNQRSKTTHVEERRDV; encoded by the coding sequence ATGGGTATCGGAGTCGGCATCCTGCTGCTCGTCATCGGCCTGATCCTGCTGTTCGCCGTCAAGGAGTTCCCCGACTCGGTCCAGGAGGTCGTCGACCCGACCACCGTGGGCTGGATCCTGGTGATCGCCGGCGTCCTGGCGCTCGTGCTCGCGCTGGTCATGAACAACCAGCGGTCGAAGACCACCCACGTGGAGGAGCGCCGCGACGTGTGA